A genome region from Coprococcus phoceensis includes the following:
- the aroF gene encoding 3-deoxy-7-phosphoheptulonate synthase: MIITLKKNTPNQEVDHLIQQFESQNLKVSLITGENYNVFGLVGDTAQLDERRILANEWVENVQRIAAPYKMANRMFHHEDSIIDVGGIKVGGQEPIVIIGGPCSVEGREMMEEIAVDVKNAGGSMLRGGAYKPRTSPYAFQGMGYDGIMCMVNARSKTGLPIVSELMSADKIEEFEEHVDLVQIGARNMQNFDLLKAVGKMTKPILLKRGLSATIEEWIMSAEYIMASGNPNVIFCERGIRTFEKYTRNTLDLSVIPILKEKTHLPVIIDPSHATGDWKLVESMSLAAIAAGADGLIIEVHNNPECAWSDGMQSLKPEKFKNVIEKAKLVAQSVGRSVYEG, encoded by the coding sequence ATGATTATTACACTGAAAAAAAACACACCAAATCAAGAAGTAGACCACTTAATTCAGCAATTTGAATCACAAAACCTGAAAGTAAGCCTGATTACCGGAGAAAATTACAATGTATTTGGTTTGGTCGGCGACACTGCACAATTAGATGAAAGAAGAATCCTTGCAAATGAATGGGTAGAAAATGTACAGAGAATCGCTGCTCCATATAAGATGGCAAACAGAATGTTTCATCATGAAGATTCTATTATTGATGTGGGCGGCATCAAAGTCGGCGGACAGGAACCGATTGTCATCATCGGTGGACCATGCTCTGTGGAAGGCAGAGAAATGATGGAAGAAATTGCAGTCGATGTCAAAAACGCCGGTGGCTCTATGCTCCGCGGCGGCGCTTACAAACCCAGAACATCTCCTTATGCTTTTCAGGGAATGGGATATGACGGAATCATGTGCATGGTAAATGCCCGCAGCAAAACCGGACTTCCGATTGTCTCTGAGCTTATGAGCGCAGACAAAATCGAAGAATTTGAAGAACACGTAGATCTGGTTCAGATTGGCGCACGCAATATGCAAAACTTTGATCTGTTAAAAGCAGTTGGTAAAATGACAAAACCAATCTTATTAAAACGCGGTTTGAGTGCAACAATCGAAGAATGGATCATGTCAGCAGAATACATTATGGCAAGCGGAAACCCAAATGTCATCTTCTGCGAACGTGGTATCCGTACTTTTGAAAAATATACGAGAAATACTTTGGATTTGAGTGTGATTCCTATTCTGAAAGAAAAAACTCACCTTCCGGTGATCATCGATCCATCCCACGCAACCGGAGACTGGAAACTTGTAGAATCTATGTCTCTTGCCGCAATCGCAGCAGGCGCCGACGGTCTTATCATCGAAGTACACAATAATCCAGAATGTGCATGGAGCGACGGCATGCAGTCTCTAAAACCAGAGAAATTCAAGAATGTAATTGAGAAAGCCAAGCTGGTTGCCCAGTCTGTAGGAAGAAGTGTCTATGAGGGCTAG
- the aroC gene encoding chorismate synthase codes for MKNTFGNNITVTIFGESHGPAIGAVIDGMPPGIKIDSGFIKKQLDKRKPKGKISTARVESDRVQIISGVFEDYSCGTPICLLIQNQNQHSKDYNKTKALARPSHADYSGDCKYLGFQDYRGGGHFSGRLTTPLVAVGAICLDMLASKGIYVASHLKSIKDIEDVSFSSDEELLKQQMDKVNDEYFATIDDAVKEPMNRVIEDAFHSLDSVGGTIETAIINMPAGVGEPYFDSVESILSHALYSVGAVKGVQFGTGFPISRMYGSEANDSFRMKDGKVITSTNHNGGINGGITNGMPIIITTAIKPTPSIYQKQDTINFRERSDEEICIEGRHDPCIAHRARVVIDSVVAIGLVDLLLTRYGQLYFQSEPKENF; via the coding sequence ATGAAGAATACATTTGGAAATAACATTACTGTTACGATTTTCGGGGAATCCCACGGTCCTGCCATCGGCGCAGTTATTGACGGGATGCCTCCCGGAATCAAAATTGATTCCGGCTTTATCAAAAAACAGCTGGACAAGCGGAAACCAAAGGGAAAGATTTCTACAGCACGTGTCGAGAGTGACCGGGTTCAAATTATAAGCGGCGTCTTTGAAGACTATTCCTGCGGAACACCGATCTGCCTTCTGATTCAAAATCAGAACCAGCACTCTAAAGATTACAACAAAACAAAAGCGCTCGCCCGCCCATCTCATGCAGACTACAGTGGAGATTGCAAATACCTCGGATTTCAGGATTACCGCGGAGGAGGACATTTCTCCGGAAGGCTGACGACACCGCTTGTCGCGGTCGGCGCCATCTGCCTTGATATGCTTGCAAGCAAGGGTATTTATGTTGCCTCCCATTTAAAAAGCATTAAGGATATCGAAGATGTTTCTTTTTCTTCCGATGAAGAACTGCTGAAACAACAGATGGACAAAGTCAACGACGAATATTTTGCAACGATTGATGATGCCGTCAAAGAACCGATGAATCGAGTGATTGAAGATGCCTTTCACAGTCTGGACTCTGTCGGCGGCACGATTGAGACGGCAATTATCAATATGCCTGCCGGCGTAGGTGAACCGTATTTTGACTCCGTTGAGAGTATTCTCTCCCACGCACTCTATTCTGTAGGTGCCGTAAAGGGAGTTCAATTTGGAACCGGATTCCCAATCAGCCGGATGTACGGCTCAGAGGCGAATGACAGCTTCCGCATGAAAGATGGGAAAGTCATCACTTCAACTAACCACAATGGCGGTATCAACGGCGGTATTACGAACGGAATGCCAATTATCATCACAACGGCAATCAAACCAACGCCTTCTATTTATCAAAAGCAGGATACCATCAATTTCCGTGAACGTTCCGATGAGGAGATCTGTATCGAGGGAAGACATGATCCTTGTATCGCTCACCGTGCGCGTGTAGTCATCGACAGCGTGGTAGCAATTGGACTGGTCGATCTTCTTCTGACCAGATACGGACAACTCTATTTCCAGAGCGAACCAAAAGAAAATTTTTAA
- the aroA gene encoding 3-phosphoshikimate 1-carboxyvinyltransferase, which translates to MRARITPAKIDSGNITIPPSKSLAHRAIICACLAPGRSVISNIDYSVDIRATIEGMRHLGASIKEDKDTLFIDGIETFQYDGDVVNCHESGSTLRFFLPLFSLTGKRATFSGSKRLIERPQNVYEMLFQEQGIDFVRTYPNIIIDGRLKPGELTLKGNVSSQFITGLLFALPLLEADSKIHIEPPFESRSYVDLTIQMLKRFQIIVEYEDAYTLAIKGNQQYQPTDVLVEGDYSQLVFWASLGVLNHSVETHGLDLHSLQGDKKTIDIFQSMNAGIKVLDDGYQFCPGTLNGTVIDLNDCPDLGPMLFALATQANGKTTFQNAGRLRIKESDRIEAMETELKKLGCSISSTFGTVTITGPVKLQGNVTLHGHNDHRIVMALSILATIADEPITIDDAQAISKSYPGFFKDLASCGIFIEFAN; encoded by the coding sequence ATGAGGGCTAGAATCACCCCTGCAAAGATAGACTCAGGAAATATCACTATTCCGCCGAGCAAGTCTTTGGCGCACCGTGCAATTATCTGCGCCTGCCTTGCTCCTGGCAGAAGTGTAATCTCCAACATTGATTATAGCGTAGATATTCGGGCAACCATAGAGGGCATGCGCCATCTTGGTGCCAGTATCAAAGAAGACAAAGATACGCTTTTCATCGACGGCATTGAGACATTCCAATATGATGGAGACGTTGTAAATTGCCATGAATCCGGCTCCACACTTCGCTTCTTCCTTCCGCTCTTCTCTCTAACCGGAAAGAGAGCAACTTTTTCAGGGAGCAAACGTCTCATCGAACGCCCGCAAAACGTCTACGAGATGTTATTTCAAGAACAGGGGATTGACTTTGTACGGACATATCCCAATATTATAATCGACGGGAGACTAAAACCGGGAGAGCTGACTTTAAAAGGAAATGTTTCTTCGCAATTTATAACAGGACTTTTATTTGCCCTCCCACTTTTGGAAGCAGACTCAAAAATTCATATTGAGCCGCCATTTGAATCTCGCTCTTATGTTGATCTTACTATCCAAATGTTGAAACGTTTCCAAATTATTGTGGAATACGAAGATGCATACACATTAGCGATCAAAGGAAACCAACAGTACCAGCCGACAGATGTACTTGTAGAAGGAGACTACTCTCAGCTTGTATTCTGGGCATCTCTCGGCGTTTTGAACCATTCTGTCGAGACACATGGATTAGATTTACATTCCCTGCAGGGTGACAAAAAAACAATCGACATCTTCCAAAGCATGAACGCCGGCATTAAAGTTTTAGATGACGGATATCAGTTCTGTCCTGGCACATTAAATGGCACAGTCATCGACCTCAATGACTGTCCGGACCTCGGACCGATGCTTTTTGCACTTGCAACACAGGCAAATGGAAAAACGACTTTCCAAAATGCCGGAAGACTCCGCATCAAAGAATCTGATCGGATAGAGGCAATGGAAACAGAACTCAAAAAACTTGGCTGCTCCATCTCTTCTACCTTTGGCACAGTCACAATAACCGGTCCTGTCAAACTTCAAGGAAATGTAACACTTCACGGACACAACGATCACCGGATTGTAATGGCTCTTTCTATACTTGCCACAATTGCTGACGAACCAATAACAATTGATGACGCACAGGCAATCAGCAAAAGTTATCCGGGATTTTTTAAAGATTTAGCTTCCTGTGGAATCTTTATAGAATTTGCAAATTAA
- a CDS encoding LamG-like jellyroll fold domain-containing protein, protein MKKKTLKMALCSIMSAVMLASVIDPVRAAEEPSWKTDMKDHWNFDSLQSDQGEKTTATLNGISIVDSKNPVFGNVLRFGGGTDKYLKLENYINTGKDATSFSMWYRYDTKITGDGADKSAVLLQHEDDGRSLLTLQASGQYNTYINAQNVASNKAVQKGDWQHVTVVFDQAKNEVTYYINGELDSTKNMGTSKVNKKLSLRLGAHKTAGNTDPHPMRGDVDEFYVYEKALTADEAKAIYEDKATELYNQELKKLVKEGKEVIENQKLPEDNEKAKQLKEALKKAEDATTLDEMKAAYTALEKAIAEYEAEVPVKLSIDTEKTIQTIEPDSIFGINHRYAFNGYGTFDSKEMKMKDDFTALYEKAGFGSIRYPGGTISNLFNWKTTLGDKKDRKKQIHGFYNNDGQGGIEPNFGIKEIADFADQVDSEIVYVYSLGRGNAQDAADLVEFLNAKVGTNPNGGIDWAQVRADNGHKEPYHVRYFEIGNEMQQAWGGSDGTASQGYWTTYVDGDAGAEKAYTEGGQAKFVQKYAVAEEDWNKKASQSDGKPNLVRYLRYANQNPGKLVDGKIVEDPSYKAVNDGVKVYVGTDGKLDEWTVVSDFENSKATDKHCVVDYSTGSITFGDGIHGMIPEKGKNIYATYTVDREGFIDVSKAIKQTTEKINEIEKTNYEANVYTSFESSGFIKRMSDLDANKWYDGMTIHPYSGSVSGGTNADTFYDDAMKKAENVGIQKVREYVEQLPEGKVPVISEYGIFRNTESQVRSQTHALYIAKVITEYVKLGSPYIQKHCLSDWYSSGADSLGPTQQAVIQVVPQEGADTKTGEGNFAFFSTPSAHVFQMLNAGFGENVVEATFEKESTMSNGVKTLSSLASVDKKGNMYVALVNVDREKDQKIMLDVKGVDVSGRDIEIQRLESEAITDENTLETPNKVTVQTEKTKMPKGQIINLKKHSFAIVKILTEEQVVEKADYSKVDAAISAIPSDLSIYTEESVANLNAAKEAVIRDLDITKQAEVDKMAEAIQNAIKALQLKKADYSKVDAALGNIPKDLSVYTEESVANLNAAKDAVVRDLDITKQAEVDKMAEAIQNAIEALQLKKADYSKVDAALGNIPKDLSIYTKESVAKLEEAKEAVVRDLDITKQAEVDKMAEAIQKAIDNLKKKANVQPTPDNKPNNSVTTGDGTMILLMIMLVVVSGGTILIADKKRRRNS, encoded by the coding sequence ATGAAAAAGAAAACATTAAAAATGGCGTTATGCTCGATCATGTCCGCCGTGATGCTGGCATCTGTTATCGATCCAGTGCGGGCGGCAGAAGAGCCGAGTTGGAAGACCGACATGAAAGATCATTGGAATTTTGATTCATTACAAAGCGATCAGGGTGAAAAGACGACAGCTACATTAAATGGTATTAGTATTGTCGACAGCAAAAATCCGGTATTCGGAAATGTTTTAAGATTTGGAGGCGGAACAGACAAATATTTGAAACTGGAAAATTATATCAATACCGGTAAGGATGCGACTTCATTCTCTATGTGGTATCGTTACGACACAAAAATTACAGGAGATGGAGCTGATAAGTCAGCAGTATTGCTTCAACATGAAGACGATGGACGTTCGTTGCTTACATTGCAGGCAAGTGGACAATATAATACTTATATTAATGCACAGAATGTGGCTAGTAACAAGGCGGTTCAAAAAGGTGACTGGCAGCATGTTACGGTAGTGTTTGACCAGGCAAAAAATGAAGTAACCTATTATATCAATGGAGAATTGGACAGCACAAAAAATATGGGAACTTCAAAAGTAAATAAAAAATTATCTCTTCGTCTTGGAGCTCATAAGACAGCCGGAAATACAGATCCACACCCAATGCGCGGAGATGTAGATGAATTTTATGTGTATGAAAAGGCATTGACAGCAGATGAGGCGAAAGCAATCTACGAAGATAAAGCTACTGAGTTGTACAATCAGGAATTGAAAAAACTGGTTAAAGAAGGAAAAGAGGTTATAGAGAATCAGAAACTTCCGGAAGATAATGAAAAAGCAAAACAATTAAAAGAAGCACTCAAAAAAGCAGAGGATGCTACGACTTTAGATGAAATGAAAGCAGCGTATACGGCTCTTGAAAAAGCAATTGCAGAGTATGAAGCAGAAGTTCCAGTAAAACTATCGATAGATACCGAGAAAACAATACAAACAATCGAACCGGATTCTATTTTCGGAATTAATCATCGCTATGCATTCAATGGATATGGCACATTTGATTCAAAAGAGATGAAGATGAAAGATGATTTCACAGCGTTGTATGAAAAAGCAGGATTTGGTTCTATACGCTATCCGGGAGGAACGATTTCTAATTTGTTTAACTGGAAGACAACATTGGGAGATAAAAAGGATAGAAAAAAACAAATTCATGGTTTCTATAATAATGATGGACAAGGAGGTATTGAGCCTAATTTTGGAATTAAAGAAATTGCAGATTTTGCAGATCAGGTAGATTCAGAAATCGTGTATGTGTATAGCCTTGGACGTGGAAATGCACAAGACGCAGCAGATTTGGTGGAATTTCTGAATGCAAAAGTTGGAACGAATCCAAATGGCGGAATTGATTGGGCACAAGTTCGTGCGGATAACGGACATAAAGAGCCTTATCATGTAAGATATTTTGAAATCGGAAATGAGATGCAACAGGCATGGGGAGGTTCTGATGGTACAGCTTCTCAAGGCTATTGGACAACATATGTGGATGGTGACGCTGGTGCAGAGAAAGCATACACAGAAGGTGGACAGGCAAAATTCGTACAGAAATATGCTGTAGCAGAAGAAGACTGGAATAAGAAGGCATCGCAGAGTGATGGAAAGCCGAACTTAGTGCGTTATTTGCGCTATGCGAACCAAAATCCAGGAAAACTGGTTGATGGAAAAATTGTAGAAGATCCAAGTTATAAAGCAGTTAATGATGGTGTAAAAGTGTATGTTGGTACAGATGGAAAGTTAGACGAATGGACAGTGGTATCTGATTTTGAAAACTCAAAAGCAACTGACAAACATTGTGTAGTTGACTATAGTACAGGAAGCATTACTTTTGGTGATGGGATACATGGCATGATTCCAGAAAAAGGAAAAAATATTTATGCAACTTACACAGTAGACAGAGAAGGATTTATTGATGTATCAAAAGCAATTAAGCAGACAACAGAGAAAATCAATGAAATAGAGAAGACAAATTACGAAGCAAATGTATACACGAGTTTTGAATCAAGCGGATTTATTAAACGAATGAGTGATCTTGATGCAAATAAATGGTATGATGGCATGACCATTCATCCGTATTCAGGAAGTGTGAGCGGCGGAACGAATGCAGATACATTTTATGATGATGCAATGAAGAAAGCGGAGAATGTTGGGATTCAGAAAGTGAGAGAATATGTAGAACAATTGCCGGAAGGAAAAGTTCCGGTCATCAGCGAGTATGGTATTTTTAGAAATACAGAATCTCAAGTTCGTTCTCAGACACATGCACTCTACATTGCAAAAGTAATTACAGAATATGTAAAACTTGGAAGCCCGTATATTCAGAAACACTGTTTATCTGACTGGTACAGCTCAGGAGCAGACTCTTTGGGGCCTACACAGCAGGCTGTGATACAGGTTGTGCCTCAGGAAGGAGCAGATACAAAAACAGGCGAAGGAAACTTTGCATTTTTCTCAACGCCTTCTGCACATGTATTTCAGATGTTAAATGCAGGATTTGGAGAAAATGTTGTGGAAGCGACATTCGAGAAAGAATCAACGATGAGTAATGGCGTGAAAACATTATCTTCACTTGCAAGTGTGGATAAAAAGGGAAATATGTATGTTGCGCTTGTGAATGTAGATCGTGAAAAAGATCAAAAGATAATGTTAGATGTAAAAGGTGTAGATGTAAGTGGACGTGATATTGAAATTCAGAGATTAGAGTCTGAAGCGATTACAGATGAAAATACATTAGAAACACCAAATAAAGTAACTGTTCAGACAGAGAAAACAAAGATGCCAAAAGGACAGATTATCAACTTGAAAAAACATTCTTTTGCTATTGTTAAGATTTTAACTGAAGAACAGGTAGTGGAAAAGGCAGATTACAGTAAAGTAGATGCGGCAATTTCAGCAATTCCAAGCGACTTAAGTATTTACACAGAAGAGTCTGTAGCAAACTTAAATGCAGCAAAAGAAGCAGTTATACGTGATTTAGATATCACAAAACAGGCAGAAGTAGACAAGATGGCAGAAGCGATCCAGAATGCAATCAAAGCTCTTCAGTTGAAAAAAGCAGATTACAGTAAAGTAGATGCAGCACTTGGAAATATTCCAAAAGACTTAAGCGTTTACACAGAAGAGTCTGTAGCAAACTTAAATGCAGCGAAAGATGCGGTTGTACGTGATTTGGATATTACAAAACAGGCAGAAGTAGACAAGATGGCAGAAGCGATCCAGAATGCAATCGAAGCTCTTCAGCTGAAAAAAGCAGATTACAGCAAAGTAGATGCAGCACTTGGAAATATTCCAAAAGACTTAAGCATTTACACAAAAGAATCTGTGGCAAAATTAGAAGAAGCAAAAGAAGCAGTTGTACGTGATTTGGATATTACAAAACAGGCAGAAGTAGATAAGATGGCTGAAGCAATCCAAAAGGCAATTGATAATTTGAAAAAGAAAGCCAACGTGCAGCCAACTCCTGATAACAAACCTAACAATAGTGTTACAACAGGAGACGGAACAATGATTTTATTGATGATCATGTTGGTAGTTGTATCAGGCGGTACTATTTTAATCGCAGATAAGAAGAGAAGAAGAAATTCATAA
- a CDS encoding homocysteine S-methyltransferase family protein: MLLERLGKELLFFDGGMGTLLQAEGLQPGELPETWNIERKETIRKIHQSYFEAGSDIVLTNTFGANALKFHDENCSLKAIIDAAVENVRFGAKAGIRDGRDYYVALDIGPTGKLLKPLGDLSFEDAYEAFKEVVQYGEKAGADLIHIETMSDTYEVKAAVLAAKENTNLPVFATMIFDDKGKLLTGGDVPSVVALLEGLRVDALGINCGMGPKQMLPILQQIAQYTSLPIIVKPNAGLPKQRDGQTYYDVTPDVFAKQLQEIVKAGACVIGGCCGTTPKHIRAMISACKDLEMTKPTFKNHTIVSSYGKAVELGDMPVIIGERINPTGKSKFKQALKEHNLDYILKEGITQQDKGAHILDVNVGLPDIDEVVMMKEVVRELQSVTSLPLQIDTVDTEAMEQAMRIYNGKPMVNSVSGKQESMNAVFPLIQKYGGVVIGLTLDENGIPKTAKGRLEVAGKIIEEAKKYGIDKKDIVIDVLTMTISSEPNGAKTTLEALKMVRDTYGVRTALGVSNISFGLPSRPVINANFYTMAMQNGLTAGIINPSSEDMMRSYHSYCALMNYDTNCENYIAHYGNQEPAKTTVPAGQQIDLKTAIEKGLKEDAYQTTVALVKTKEPLEIINTYLIPALDTVGKGFEKGTVFLPQLLMSADAAKSSFAVLKEELEKNGGEEKEKEKVILATVKGDIHDIGKNIVKVLLENYSFEVIDLGKDVAPECIVETVLEKEVKLVGLSALMTTTVVSMEETIRQLREKAPDCKVMVGGAVLNQEYADMIGADFYGKDAMQSVYYAQKILTNHR; encoded by the coding sequence ATGTTACTGGAAAGATTAGGAAAAGAGCTCTTATTTTTTGACGGAGGGATGGGGACGCTGTTGCAGGCAGAAGGACTTCAGCCTGGCGAACTCCCTGAGACCTGGAATATAGAGCGAAAAGAAACGATACGAAAAATTCATCAGTCATATTTTGAGGCTGGAAGTGATATTGTGCTTACGAACACATTTGGAGCGAACGCATTGAAGTTTCATGACGAAAATTGTTCCTTAAAGGCTATCATTGATGCGGCAGTTGAAAATGTCAGATTTGGAGCAAAGGCGGGGATCAGAGATGGGCGAGACTATTATGTTGCTTTGGATATCGGACCGACTGGAAAATTGTTAAAACCTTTGGGAGACCTGTCTTTTGAAGACGCCTATGAAGCATTCAAAGAAGTTGTGCAGTATGGGGAGAAAGCAGGGGCAGATTTGATTCATATCGAGACAATGAGTGATACTTACGAGGTGAAAGCGGCAGTCCTTGCAGCAAAAGAAAACACAAATCTCCCTGTATTTGCAACGATGATATTTGATGACAAAGGAAAACTTCTGACAGGAGGAGATGTGCCGTCTGTAGTGGCGCTTTTGGAAGGTCTCAGAGTGGATGCACTTGGGATTAACTGTGGAATGGGACCAAAACAGATGCTCCCTATTTTGCAGCAGATTGCGCAATATACTTCACTGCCAATCATTGTAAAGCCGAATGCGGGACTTCCAAAGCAAAGAGACGGACAGACCTACTATGATGTCACACCGGATGTTTTTGCCAAACAGCTCCAGGAGATTGTAAAAGCAGGTGCCTGTGTGATCGGCGGATGCTGTGGTACAACTCCAAAGCATATCCGCGCGATGATTTCAGCTTGTAAAGACTTGGAGATGACAAAGCCAACCTTCAAGAATCACACGATTGTCTCCTCCTATGGAAAAGCAGTGGAACTTGGAGATATGCCTGTTATTATTGGAGAGCGTATCAATCCGACAGGAAAGAGTAAGTTTAAGCAGGCTTTAAAGGAACATAACCTGGACTATATTTTAAAAGAAGGAATTACACAGCAGGATAAGGGGGCACATATTTTAGATGTGAATGTGGGACTTCCGGATATCGATGAGGTTGTAATGATGAAAGAGGTGGTCAGAGAACTTCAAAGTGTGACAAGTCTCCCTCTTCAGATTGACACAGTCGACACAGAGGCAATGGAGCAGGCGATGCGTATTTACAATGGAAAGCCAATGGTAAATTCAGTCAGCGGAAAACAGGAATCCATGAATGCAGTTTTCCCGTTGATTCAAAAGTATGGTGGAGTTGTTATTGGACTTACGCTGGATGAAAATGGGATTCCAAAGACAGCAAAAGGGCGTCTTGAGGTTGCAGGCAAGATTATCGAGGAAGCAAAAAAATATGGTATTGACAAAAAGGATATTGTCATTGATGTGCTTACCATGACAATCAGCTCAGAGCCAAACGGAGCAAAGACAACATTGGAAGCGTTGAAAATGGTACGGGATACATATGGAGTCCGGACTGCTCTTGGTGTGTCTAATATCTCTTTTGGACTTCCAAGTCGTCCGGTCATCAATGCGAATTTCTATACTATGGCAATGCAAAATGGATTGACGGCGGGGATTATCAATCCGTCTTCAGAGGATATGATGCGCTCGTATCATTCCTACTGTGCACTGATGAATTATGACACAAACTGCGAGAACTATATTGCACATTACGGCAATCAGGAACCGGCGAAAACAACAGTGCCGGCAGGGCAGCAAATTGATCTGAAGACAGCTATTGAAAAAGGATTGAAAGAAGATGCATACCAGACAACGGTTGCACTTGTAAAAACAAAGGAACCGCTTGAGATCATTAATACCTATCTGATTCCGGCGCTTGACACGGTCGGAAAAGGTTTTGAAAAGGGAACTGTATTTCTTCCTCAGCTACTGATGAGTGCAGATGCGGCAAAAAGTTCTTTTGCGGTCTTAAAAGAGGAGCTTGAAAAGAACGGCGGAGAGGAAAAAGAGAAAGAAAAAGTCATTCTTGCAACCGTGAAAGGGGATATTCACGATATCGGAAAGAATATTGTGAAAGTACTTTTAGAAAATTACAGTTTTGAAGTAATCGATCTGGGAAAAGATGTGGCGCCAGAATGTATTGTTGAGACGGTGCTTGAAAAAGAGGTGAAGCTTGTAGGGTTAAGTGCTCTGATGACGACTACTGTCGTAAGCATGGAAGAGACGATCAGACAGCTTAGAGAAAAAGCGCCGGATTGTAAAGTTATGGTCGGCGGAGCTGTTTTGAATCAGGAATATGCGGATATGATCGGAGCGGATTTCTATGGAAAAGATGCAATGCAATCCGTCTATTACGCACAAAAAATATTGACAAATCACAGATAG
- a CDS encoding 4Fe-4S dicluster domain-containing protein — translation MRGLETPIRRIRRQVFTKVAKLAFESTPETLIDDIEAVPYELINEDTEKYRESIYRSRAIVRERMRLAMGMSLRPEDKPVHLTAGIEESNISEKYYEPPLMQVIPSACAACEEKGYEVSDMCKGCVAHPCREVCPVGAISMKKGRSYIDQEKCIKCGKCKSVCPYDAISKKERPCAKACGVNAIGSDKMGRAHIDNDKCVSCGMCMVSCPFGAISDKSQIFQLGRALKEGGEIIAEIAPAFVGQFGPNITPRHIKAALQELGFAEVYEVALGADIGAIAEAHHYVEKVVTGELPFLLTSCCPAWSMLAKKYFPDLADQVSQELTPMVATARTIKLEHPNAKVVFIGPCASKKLEASRRTVRSDVDFVITFEELQAMFDAREIDLTEYEAESSFHDATGAGRGYAAAGGVANAIEKCVNEYYPDVEVKIEHAEGLAECKKMLTLAKIGKKNGCLIEGMGCPGGCIAGAGTNIPIQKAQKELKDFVAHSSKMLPPKELEEIELK, via the coding sequence ATGAGAGGATTGGAAACACCAATTAGAAGAATCAGAAGACAAGTGTTCACAAAGGTAGCAAAGCTGGCATTTGAATCGACTCCGGAGACGCTGATCGACGATATTGAGGCTGTTCCTTATGAACTGATTAATGAGGATACGGAGAAATACAGAGAGAGTATTTACCGTTCGCGTGCAATTGTAAGGGAGCGTATGCGCCTTGCGATGGGAATGTCACTTCGCCCGGAGGATAAGCCGGTACATCTGACAGCTGGGATTGAAGAAAGTAATATTTCAGAAAAATATTATGAGCCACCGCTTATGCAGGTTATCCCATCTGCCTGTGCGGCATGCGAGGAAAAGGGATATGAAGTGAGTGACATGTGTAAAGGCTGTGTGGCACATCCTTGCCGCGAAGTCTGTCCGGTGGGAGCTATTTCCATGAAAAAGGGACGTTCCTACATTGATCAGGAAAAATGTATTAAGTGTGGGAAATGCAAATCTGTCTGTCCATATGATGCAATTTCAAAAAAAGAGCGTCCATGTGCGAAAGCATGCGGGGTGAATGCGATTGGTTCGGATAAGATGGGAAGAGCTCATATTGACAATGATAAATGTGTATCTTGCGGAATGTGTATGGTAAGCTGTCCGTTTGGAGCAATTTCGGACAAATCCCAGATCTTTCAGCTTGGAAGAGCGTTGAAAGAAGGTGGGGAGATTATAGCTGAGATCGCACCTGCATTTGTAGGACAGTTCGGACCGAATATTACACCGAGACATATCAAGGCTGCACTGCAGGAACTTGGATTCGCGGAAGTGTATGAGGTGGCGTTGGGTGCAGATATCGGCGCGATTGCGGAGGCACATCATTATGTAGAAAAAGTAGTTACAGGAGAACTTCCGTTTTTACTGACTTCTTGTTGCCCGGCATGGTCAATGCTTGCTAAAAAATATTTTCCGGATCTTGCAGATCAGGTATCACAGGAATTGACACCGATGGTTGCAACAGCAAGAACAATCAAATTAGAGCATCCGAATGCAAAAGTGGTATTTATCGGACCATGTGCATCGAAAAAGCTGGAAGCTTCCAGAAGAACTGTGAGAAGTGATGTAGATTTTGTCATTACGTTTGAAGAATTACAGGCAATGTTTGATGCCAGAGAGATCGATCTGACAGAATATGAGGCTGAGTCATCGTTCCATGACGCAACCGGTGCAGGGCGTGGATATGCTGCGGCAGGCGGTGTTGCGAATGCCATCGAAAAATGTGTCAATGAATATTATCCGGATGTGGAAGTGAAGATTGAGCATGCGGAAGGTCTTGCGGAATGTAAGAAGATGCTGACACTTGCGAAGATTGGAAAGAAAAATGGATGCCTGATTGAGGGGATGGGATGCCCGGGAGGTTGTATTGCCGGAGCCGGAACGAATATCCCGATTCAAAAAGCACAGAAAGAATTGAAGGATTTTGTGGCACATTCTTCAAAGATGCTGCCGCCAAAAGAATTAGAAGAGATTGAATTAAAATAA